The window GATAGTTCGAGGTGACCACGATCAGCGATTTGAAGCCGCGTCCCGCGGCCCAGCGCCGCGCTTCCGCGGCATTGCCCCGGGTCGAGACCGCGGTGCGGTCGAGATCGACGCAGCAACGCATGAAGGACTGGTTCTCCGGCAATGTCCGGGAGATGTCGCTCGCCGTCGAGGTCGGATGCACGCCGGAGATCAGGAGCCTCCTGCCGTAGCCGGCAGCGAGCAGCTCCATCGCATCCGACACCCGCGAGGAGCCGCCGGTCAGCACCACGATGCCGTCCGCCTTGCGGTCCGGCGCGATCTCGGCGCCGCGCAATTGCGACAGAAACGCGATGAAGCCCGCCGCCGCGCCGACGAAGGCGAGCGCAATCGTCGACATCACGGCCGCGCGCAGCCAGCCGCGCGGCAGTTTCGGCGATCGATCGTCGGTCGGCGCGGTCATGTGATGTCGGTGATCCCTTCCCAGAGATGATTTTAGGACGTTTTGAGGCGAAGTGGAGTCCGGTTTGTCGGTCTCAATCGACATCATTCAGCGTCGCGAACAGCGTCTGGCGCGAGGCGACCGCGGTGATGGCGCCGATCAGCACGGCCTGCACCGCGAGCACGATGTAGCCGGACGGCCGCAGCGAGAAGGTGCCGAGCAGCGCGGCGAACTGGTCGCCGACGGGGGTGCCGGAAAACCAGCCTGCAATCGACTCGGAGAAGCCGAACACCAGCATGGCGGCGCCGCCGCCGATCACGCCGCCCTCCAGCCCCAGCCTGAGGAAATGACGCAGGAAGCGGTTGGCGATGTAGCGGTCGCCGGCGCCGACGAAATGCAGCACCTCGACGATCGGACGGTTCGCCGCCATGGCGCCCCGGGTCGCGAACGACACCGAGATGATGGTGGCGACGATGACGAGCGCGAGGATGCCGAGGCCGGCGAGCACGGTGGCATTGGTCATCGAGCGCATGCGCTCGATCCAGGCGCGGTGATCGTCGACGCTGGCGCTTGGCGCCACCTGGGTCACGCGGGCGCGCAGAGCGCCGAGATCGAGCGCCGTGCCGGGCTGCACGCGCGCGATGATCATGCGCGGCACCGGCAGATCGTCCATCGACAGCCCGGTGCCGAGCCAGGGCTCGAGCAGCTTGCCGCTCTCGTCCTTAGTGAACGGCTTGACCTCGACGATGCCGGCTTGCGCGCGCATGGCCTCGGTCACCGCCGCGGTGTCGCGTTCGAGATCGCGGCCCGTCTGCGGGCGGACCTGGATGGTGATCTCGCTCGCGACATCCGACTGCCATTCGGCGGCGGAGGCGCTCACCAGCAGCACCGTGCCGGTCGTCATCGACGCCAGGAAGGTCATGATGGCGACGACGGCGACCAGCGCGCGGCCGTGGATCGAGGCGCGCGGCACGATCGGCGACATGTTGCGCGCCCTGGCCGGAAGCGGCGGCCCTTCCTGTCCGAGATCGACCAGCACGCCGCGTTCGTCGGGCCTACTCATAGACGTGCAGCCGTCCCTGGTGCAGCACGAAGCGTCGCGCCTCGTACTGGTCCATCAGGGCGATATCGTGGGTGGCGATGATGACGGCGGTGCCTGACTTGTTGAGCTCGATGAACAGCCGCAGCAGGCGGCGGCCGAGCGTCGGATCGACGCTGCCGGTCGGCTCGTCGGCCAGCAGCAGCTGCGGCCGGGAGATCACGGCGCGCGCGATCGCCGCGCGCTGCTTCTCGCCGCCAGACAGGATCGGCGGCAGCGCGTCCATGCGTTCGCCGAGCCCTACCCATTTCAGGAGGTCGATGACCTCCTTGCGGTAGCTCGATTCGCTGCGGCCCATGACGCGGAACGGCAGCGCGACGTTCTCATAGGTGGTCATGTGGTCGAGCAGGCGGAAATCCTGGAGCACGATGCCGATGCGTTTGCGCAGGTCTGCGATCTCGTCCTTGCCGAGCTGCGAGATGTCGTGACCGAACAAATTGACGAGCCCCCGCGTCGGGCGATGCGACAGGAACAGCAGGCGCAGCAACGAGGTCTTGCCGGCGCCGGACGGGCCGGTGAGAAACTGGAAGGAATGCGCCGGGATCTGGAAGTTGAGGTCACGCAGGACCTCGGGCCCCAGGCCGTAACGCAATCCGACATTTTCGAACCGAACCAAGCTCAGCTCCGTTCGAGAGAGGCCGCGGGCCGCACGGCTGTGCTCCGCCACACGCGATCAGCGGGTTTTGCGGCCGTTATGGTTTCCGGTTCGTTAACGGTCGTCCTGTAGCATAATTGGTAGCATCTTTCCGTCTCGGTTCTCCGCGACCGTGTCACCGTCAAGACTTGTCCATGCATCAAGGCTCGTCCATGCATATCGTCTGCCCTCATTGTACGACATCCTACGCCATCAAGCCCGCGAGCCTTGGGGCGAACGGCCGGACCGTGCGCTGTTCCCGTTGCAAGGAAACCTGGGTCGCCCATGCCGAGGATGCCATCGAGGAGGCATCTGTCCCGGCCATGGCCGCGGCCAGCCGGGGCGACGACCAGTCCGATCTCGCCGAGCAGTGGAACTCCTATGCCCAGGACGACGGCGCCGCTGACGCACCTGTCGTTGACAGCCCCTCGATCGCCAGCGACTGGCCGGACCAGGAAGCCACCGACGCCGAAGACGAATGGTCGGCGGCCGCCCGGTCCGCCGAGGAGGAAGTCGTCGGCGAGCAGCATCAATCCTGGTTCCGCGGCCTGTTCGGCCGCCGCGGCGCCCGGGTGCGCCGTCCGGTCGCCACGGCGGCCCCGCGAAAATCTCATTTCGGCCTGCCAACTGCCTGCGCCGCCATGGGCGCGCTGGTGCTGGCGCTGGTGATCTGGCGCGGCGACATGGTGCGGCTGCTGCCGCAGACGGCAGCCTTCTACAGGATGGTCGGCCTCGAAGTGAACCTGCGCGCACTGGCCTTCAAGGACGTCAAGCTCTCCAGCGAGACCGTGGACGGTAAGCAGGTGCTGGTGATCGAGGGCGTGATCGTGGGCCAGGGCAAGAAGCCGCTCGACATTCCCCGGTTGCGCTTCGCGGTGCGCGACGCGCAAGGCGCGGAAATCTACGCCTGGAACGCCGTTCTGGAACAGACCGTGCTACAGCCCGGCGAGCGCGC of the Bradyrhizobium sp. WSM1417 genome contains:
- a CDS encoding YdcF family protein, giving the protein MTAPTDDRSPKLPRGWLRAAVMSTIALAFVGAAAGFIAFLSQLRGAEIAPDRKADGIVVLTGGSSRVSDAMELLAAGYGRRLLISGVHPTSTASDISRTLPENQSFMRCCVDLDRTAVSTRGNAAEARRWAAGRGFKSLIVVTSNYHMPRALVEFSHAMPETTLIPFVVVGDKWREEPWWTSASTLRLLLSEYVKYIAAELRVRLEDFGIDLSPEMSEQPSGLQPKRPATAQAN
- the ftsE gene encoding cell division ATP-binding protein FtsE yields the protein MVRFENVGLRYGLGPEVLRDLNFQIPAHSFQFLTGPSGAGKTSLLRLLFLSHRPTRGLVNLFGHDISQLGKDEIADLRKRIGIVLQDFRLLDHMTTYENVALPFRVMGRSESSYRKEVIDLLKWVGLGERMDALPPILSGGEKQRAAIARAVISRPQLLLADEPTGSVDPTLGRRLLRLFIELNKSGTAVIIATHDIALMDQYEARRFVLHQGRLHVYE
- a CDS encoding MJ0042-type zinc finger domain-containing protein, which produces MHIVCPHCTTSYAIKPASLGANGRTVRCSRCKETWVAHAEDAIEEASVPAMAAASRGDDQSDLAEQWNSYAQDDGAADAPVVDSPSIASDWPDQEATDAEDEWSAAARSAEEEVVGEQHQSWFRGLFGRRGARVRRPVATAAPRKSHFGLPTACAAMGALVLALVIWRGDMVRLLPQTAAFYRMVGLEVNLRALAFKDVKLSSETVDGKQVLVIEGVIVGQGKKPLDIPRLRFAVRDAQGAEIYAWNAVLEQTVLQPGERAFFRSRLASPPPEGRNIDVRFFNRRDIAGGSV
- a CDS encoding ABC transporter permease, with product MSRPDERGVLVDLGQEGPPLPARARNMSPIVPRASIHGRALVAVVAIMTFLASMTTGTVLLVSASAAEWQSDVASEITIQVRPQTGRDLERDTAAVTEAMRAQAGIVEVKPFTKDESGKLLEPWLGTGLSMDDLPVPRMIIARVQPGTALDLGALRARVTQVAPSASVDDHRAWIERMRSMTNATVLAGLGILALVIVATIISVSFATRGAMAANRPIVEVLHFVGAGDRYIANRFLRHFLRLGLEGGVIGGGAAMLVFGFSESIAGWFSGTPVGDQFAALLGTFSLRPSGYIVLAVQAVLIGAITAVASRQTLFATLNDVD